One Nocardia farcinica genomic region harbors:
- a CDS encoding acyl-CoA dehydrogenase family protein → MDFSYSARTDDLLDKLELFMDTHVYPAERVYDEQLAAQRDPHAQPPIMRELQAEARAEGLWNLFMTHGGHGAGLTNLEYAPLAEVMGRSLIGNEVFNCSAPDTGNMEILALYGTEAQREQWLKPLLDCSIRSAFAMTEPAVASSDATNIGATIRRDGDHYVLNGRKWYISGILDPDCKLLIFMGKSDPDAPTYRQQSMILVPADTPGIEVLRDLPMFGYHDRLGHGEVQFTDVRVPAENMLGREGDGFAIAQGRLGPGRMHYAMRAVGMAERALELMCRRSLERVAFGQPLAERGVVREWIARSRMEIDQIRLLVLQSAWLMDTKGNAAARAEVAAIKVAAMEVAHRVVDRAVQTFGAAGVSDDTVLARMHAVTRALQIADGPNEVHLRTMARLEVKKYR, encoded by the coding sequence GTGGATTTCTCGTACTCCGCCCGCACCGACGATCTGCTCGACAAACTCGAGCTGTTCATGGACACCCACGTCTACCCCGCCGAGCGGGTCTACGACGAGCAACTCGCCGCCCAGCGCGACCCGCACGCCCAGCCGCCGATCATGCGGGAACTACAGGCCGAGGCCCGGGCCGAGGGCCTGTGGAATCTCTTCATGACCCACGGCGGGCACGGCGCCGGGCTGACCAACCTGGAATACGCCCCGCTGGCCGAGGTGATGGGCCGCTCGCTGATCGGCAACGAGGTGTTCAACTGCTCGGCGCCCGACACCGGCAACATGGAGATCCTGGCGCTCTACGGCACCGAGGCGCAGCGCGAGCAGTGGCTGAAACCGTTGCTGGACTGCAGCATCCGCTCGGCGTTCGCGATGACCGAGCCCGCGGTCGCCAGCTCCGACGCCACCAACATCGGCGCCACCATCCGCCGCGACGGCGACCACTACGTGCTCAACGGCCGCAAGTGGTACATCTCCGGCATCCTCGATCCGGACTGCAAACTGCTGATCTTCATGGGCAAATCCGATCCGGACGCACCCACCTACCGTCAGCAGAGCATGATCCTGGTGCCCGCCGACACCCCCGGCATCGAGGTGCTGCGCGACCTGCCCATGTTCGGCTACCACGACCGCCTCGGCCACGGCGAGGTGCAGTTCACCGACGTGCGCGTCCCGGCGGAGAACATGCTCGGCCGGGAGGGCGACGGGTTCGCCATCGCGCAGGGCAGGCTCGGGCCCGGCCGCATGCACTACGCCATGCGCGCCGTCGGCATGGCCGAGCGGGCACTGGAACTCATGTGCCGCCGCTCGCTCGAACGGGTCGCGTTCGGGCAGCCGCTGGCCGAGCGCGGCGTGGTGCGCGAGTGGATCGCGCGCAGCCGCATGGAGATCGATCAGATCCGCCTGCTGGTGTTGCAGTCGGCCTGGCTGATGGACACCAAGGGCAACGCGGCCGCCCGCGCCGAGGTCGCCGCCATCAAGGTCGCCGCGATGGAGGTGGCGCACCGGGTGGTCGATCGCGCGGTGCAGACCTTCGGCGCGGCCGGGGTCAGCGACGACACGGTGCTGGCCCGCATGCACGCCGTCACCCGGGCACTGCAGATCGCCGACGGTCCCAACGAAGTCCATCTGCGCACCATGGCGCGTCTCGAGGTGAAGAAGTACCGATGA
- a CDS encoding Zn-ribbon domain-containing OB-fold protein, whose protein sequence is MDEPVLEGSECGVCGTVGFPASTMCARCATPTARPRPLSRDGVVWAYTVQRFPPKSPPYVAPAEGFSPYAVGWVELPDGIRVEALLDGGADTDLDRAPVRLVAASPVPRFAVIGEEV, encoded by the coding sequence ATGGACGAACCGGTCCTGGAGGGCAGCGAGTGCGGCGTGTGCGGCACGGTCGGGTTTCCGGCGAGCACGATGTGCGCGCGCTGCGCCACGCCGACGGCGCGGCCGCGACCGCTGAGTCGCGACGGCGTGGTCTGGGCCTACACGGTGCAGCGCTTCCCACCCAAATCGCCGCCGTATGTCGCTCCCGCCGAAGGGTTTTCGCCCTACGCGGTGGGCTGGGTGGAACTGCCCGACGGCATCAGGGTGGAGGCGTTGCTCGACGGCGGCGCCGACACCGATCTGGATCGGGCACCGGTGCGCCTCGTCGCGGCGTCGCCGGTGCCCCGGTTCGCCGTGATCGGCGAGGAGGTGTAG
- a CDS encoding acyl-CoA dehydrogenase family protein codes for MAPPRTAAAWGEGSDSVAVFENWTAEQERAHTDEIRAYEQAKFDAGWGALDWPADYGGRGLPMSYVLAFRRVEEEFAVPRRTEMFSVTQQLVAPTVAQWGTETQRERWVRAMLRTDLIACQLFSETEAGSDLAAVRTRAVRTEDGGWRLDGHKVWTSGARVADLGVAVCRTDPAAPKHAGLTVFLVPMDTPGVTVRPIRQMTGGSSFNEVYLDDVRLPDEYRLGPVGKGWPVALTVLAAERLDGAHLGLANADRAVALAGHLGRALTDLERDRVADLVTRSYVQRVAAMRVAAAVVAGKDPGPEASIGKLLATDTMARTSEVVRLLLGRDLGADSGRWGHFAWTEHVLGAPGYRIAGGTDEIQHNIIAERVLGLPKEPRL; via the coding sequence ATGGCGCCGCCGCGCACCGCGGCGGCGTGGGGCGAGGGCTCGGATTCGGTGGCGGTGTTCGAGAACTGGACCGCCGAGCAGGAGCGCGCCCACACCGACGAGATCCGCGCCTACGAACAAGCCAAGTTCGACGCCGGCTGGGGCGCGCTGGACTGGCCCGCCGATTACGGCGGGCGCGGGCTGCCCATGTCCTATGTGCTGGCCTTCCGCCGCGTCGAGGAGGAGTTCGCGGTGCCCCGGCGCACCGAGATGTTCTCGGTGACACAGCAACTCGTCGCACCCACGGTCGCCCAGTGGGGCACCGAGACGCAGCGCGAGCGGTGGGTGCGCGCGATGCTGCGCACCGATCTCATCGCCTGCCAGCTCTTCTCGGAGACCGAGGCCGGTTCCGACCTGGCTGCGGTGCGCACCCGCGCGGTGCGCACCGAGGACGGCGGCTGGCGGCTGGACGGCCACAAGGTGTGGACCTCCGGCGCCCGCGTCGCCGATCTCGGTGTGGCGGTCTGCCGCACCGATCCGGCCGCGCCCAAGCACGCGGGCCTCACGGTGTTCCTGGTACCGATGGACACGCCCGGCGTCACCGTGCGCCCGATCCGCCAGATGACCGGCGGCTCCTCGTTCAACGAGGTCTACCTCGACGACGTGCGCCTCCCCGACGAGTACCGGCTCGGGCCGGTCGGCAAGGGCTGGCCGGTGGCATTGACGGTGCTGGCCGCCGAACGCCTCGACGGCGCGCACCTGGGTCTGGCCAACGCCGACCGTGCCGTGGCGCTGGCCGGGCACCTCGGGCGCGCGCTGACCGACCTCGAGCGCGACCGCGTCGCCGATCTGGTCACCCGCAGCTATGTCCAGCGGGTGGCCGCCATGCGGGTCGCCGCCGCCGTCGTCGCGGGCAAGGATCCCGGACCCGAGGCTTCTATCGGCAAGCTGCTGGCCACCGACACGATGGCCCGCACCTCGGAGGTGGTCCGCCTGCTGCTCGGCCGCGATCTGGGCGCCGACTCCGGCCGCTGGGGGCACTTCGCCTGGACCGAGCACGTGCTGGGCGCGCCCGGCTACCGGATCGCGGGCGGCACCGACGAGATCCAGCACAACATCATCGCCGAGCGGGTGCTCGGCCTGCCCAAGGAGCCACGACTGTGA
- a CDS encoding acyl-CoA dehydrogenase family protein: MTLEVPWPRTEPAALEPGPERIELRDSLRALLARHSDIEQVRTASESELGYSPRLWRLLAEDMSVAAIAVPEDRGGLGYGTAELATVLEECGRALVCEPVLTSAVLGAQALLAAADRDAVADVLAEVLTGATVATVSALDPATDRLTAEPTAHGWLLTGTVGHVLGGATADLVIATAETPDGVRLFAFRPGPAVTRTPLTVLDPTRGQADITVHRRAALALTDPATTPATVTRLRDLATLAIACEHTGIVERLVDTTVAYTRTRQQFGRPIASFQAIKHRLADLLVLLERARSASRYAAAVFAEDPDGARLAVAVAGAVCTDAALTAAAEAVQLHGGVGFTWEHPAHSYYRRILGNEAAHGDARTHRAGVAALLGL; the protein is encoded by the coding sequence ATGACCCTGGAAGTCCCCTGGCCGCGCACCGAACCGGCGGCACTAGAGCCCGGCCCGGAGCGCATCGAACTGCGCGACAGCCTGCGCGCCCTGCTCGCCCGGCACAGCGACATCGAACAGGTCCGCACCGCGAGCGAGAGCGAGCTGGGCTACTCGCCGCGACTGTGGCGGCTGCTGGCCGAGGACATGTCGGTGGCCGCCATCGCGGTGCCGGAGGACCGGGGCGGGCTCGGCTACGGCACCGCCGAACTCGCCACCGTCCTCGAGGAGTGCGGCCGCGCCCTGGTCTGCGAACCCGTGCTCACCTCGGCGGTCCTCGGCGCGCAGGCGCTGCTCGCCGCCGCGGATCGCGACGCCGTCGCCGACGTGCTGGCCGAGGTGCTCACCGGCGCCACCGTCGCCACGGTCAGTGCGTTGGACCCGGCCACCGACCGGCTCACCGCCGAGCCCACCGCGCACGGCTGGCTGCTCACCGGCACCGTCGGTCACGTCCTCGGCGGCGCGACCGCCGACCTCGTGATCGCCACCGCCGAGACCCCGGACGGCGTGCGGCTCTTCGCCTTCCGCCCCGGCCCTGCGGTCACCCGCACCCCACTCACGGTGCTGGACCCGACCCGCGGACAGGCCGACATCACCGTGCACCGCCGGGCAGCACTCGCCCTCACCGATCCGGCGACCACCCCGGCGACCGTCACCCGGCTGCGCGATCTGGCGACCCTGGCCATCGCCTGCGAACACACCGGAATCGTCGAGCGCCTGGTCGACACCACCGTCGCCTACACCCGCACCCGCCAGCAGTTCGGCAGGCCCATCGCGTCGTTCCAGGCGATCAAACACCGGCTGGCGGACCTGCTCGTGCTTCTCGAGCGGGCCCGCTCGGCCTCCCGGTACGCGGCCGCGGTATTCGCCGAGGACCCCGACGGCGCCCGGCTCGCCGTCGCCGTGGCCGGGGCGGTGTGCACCGACGCCGCGCTGACGGCCGCCGCGGAGGCGGTGCAACTGCACGGCGGGGTCGGCTTCACCTGGGAACATCCCGCGCACTCCTACTACCGCCGGATCCTGGGCAACGAGGCCGCCCACGGCGACGCGCGCACCCATCGCGCGGGTGTCGCCGCCCTGCTCGGTCTGTAG
- a CDS encoding enoyl-CoA hydratase/isomerase family protein produces the protein MVDTDHIVLEKDGEVARVWLNRPHKKNAVTVELLHRLDEIIVEVDNDPELKVLVLRGRANTFCSGFDLDELRENYVGKTNAMDVAVLSAKVCDRLYSMNTPSVAVLEGYVTAGGFELMISCDFAVAADDAKIGDFHIRRALFGGAGPIYRLPRMIGIRKTKELMLTGKLLSGAEAAAFDLINASAPAAELDQLVADFIAPIVDKSPFIMKLTKMTIDRGLDADIQSLMVMEHLAVGNALQSEDAAEGVNAFLEKREPKWVGR, from the coding sequence ATGGTTGACACCGACCACATCGTGCTCGAGAAGGACGGCGAGGTCGCTCGCGTCTGGCTGAACCGCCCGCACAAGAAGAACGCGGTGACCGTCGAGCTCCTGCATCGCCTGGACGAGATCATCGTCGAGGTCGACAACGATCCCGAGCTGAAGGTGCTGGTGCTGCGCGGCCGGGCCAACACCTTCTGCTCCGGCTTCGATCTGGACGAGCTGCGCGAGAACTACGTGGGCAAGACCAACGCGATGGACGTCGCGGTGCTCTCGGCCAAGGTCTGCGACCGGCTGTACTCGATGAACACCCCCTCGGTGGCGGTGCTCGAGGGCTACGTGACCGCGGGCGGTTTCGAGCTGATGATCTCCTGCGATTTCGCCGTCGCCGCCGACGACGCCAAGATCGGCGACTTCCACATCCGCCGTGCCCTCTTCGGCGGCGCGGGCCCGATCTACCGTCTGCCGCGCATGATCGGCATCCGCAAGACCAAGGAGCTCATGCTCACCGGCAAGCTGCTCAGCGGCGCGGAGGCCGCCGCCTTCGACCTGATCAACGCCTCGGCCCCGGCCGCGGAACTCGACCAGCTGGTGGCCGATTTCATCGCCCCGATCGTGGACAAGAGCCCCTTCATCATGAAGCTCACCAAGATGACCATCGACCGCGGCCTCGACGCCGACATCCAGTCGCTGATGGTCATGGAGCATCTCGCCGTGGGCAACGCCCTGCAGTCCGAGGACGCCGCCGAGGGCGTCAACGCCTTCCTGGAGAAGCGCGAACCCAAGTGGGTCGGTCGCTGA
- a CDS encoding phosphotransferase family protein — protein MTGTVAPRVAARLRTEFGETLTEFEPLLGGHSGLTYRVRTDRAGYVVKAVPPGRKPLGRHDMPRQAAIMRALADTPVPVPRIVAEDSAEPAWFAMELVAGESLEPVLDDPPVAPALAAARMRRAAAVLPLLHAVDPATLPGAEPPLSPADELARWARTLDAVPPELVAGGARLLDLLARDIPAPAAPTLVHGDYRLGNILCAGTEPAALIDWEIWSVGDPRVELGWFGVFTDGDCFPGVGRTVPGLPTAAELVAIYRESRCLPGELTWFDALGRLKMAAIMGHNLRRHREGRHHDPDQEKLPATIDRLIETGTALLAR, from the coding sequence GTGACCGGCACCGTCGCACCCCGGGTCGCCGCCCGACTGCGCACCGAGTTCGGCGAGACCCTCACCGAATTCGAGCCGCTGCTCGGCGGGCACTCCGGCCTGACCTACCGGGTACGCACCGACCGCGCCGGCTACGTCGTGAAAGCGGTGCCCCCGGGCCGCAAACCCCTCGGCAGGCACGACATGCCGCGCCAGGCCGCGATCATGCGGGCACTCGCGGACACCCCGGTGCCGGTGCCGCGCATCGTCGCCGAGGACAGCGCCGAACCCGCCTGGTTCGCGATGGAACTGGTCGCGGGCGAGTCGCTGGAACCGGTGCTGGACGACCCGCCGGTGGCGCCCGCGCTGGCCGCGGCCAGGATGCGGCGCGCCGCCGCGGTGCTGCCGCTGCTGCACGCGGTGGATCCGGCCACGCTGCCCGGCGCGGAACCACCGCTGTCCCCCGCCGACGAACTGGCCCGCTGGGCCCGCACCCTGGACGCGGTGCCGCCGGAGCTGGTCGCGGGCGGGGCCCGGCTGCTCGACCTGCTCGCCCGCGACATCCCCGCCCCCGCCGCACCCACCCTGGTGCACGGCGACTATCGCCTCGGCAACATCCTCTGCGCGGGCACCGAGCCCGCCGCACTGATCGACTGGGAGATCTGGAGCGTCGGTGATCCGCGGGTGGAGCTGGGCTGGTTCGGCGTGTTCACCGACGGCGACTGCTTCCCCGGCGTCGGCCGCACGGTGCCCGGCCTGCCGACGGCCGCCGAACTGGTCGCGATCTATCGCGAAAGTCGTTGCCTGCCGGGCGAACTCACCTGGTTCGACGCGCTGGGCAGGCTCAAGATGGCCGCGATCATGGGGCACAACCTGCGCAGGCACCGCGAGGGCAGGCATCACGACCCCGACCAGGAGAAACTGCCCGCCACCATCGACCGTCTCATCGAGACCGGCACCGCGCTGCTCGCGCGCTGA
- a CDS encoding thiolase family protein: MNQPVSIIGVGLSKFGRQPGVSGRQMAITAIGAALADAGVTWPDVQVAFGGSDGSGLADTLVADLGLTGIPFTNVKNGCATGGSALFSAVNAIRAGAADIALAVGFDKHPRGAFDPAPAEWGLPEGYGSEGLMVTTQFFGAKINRYMRRHGISAATLAAVAEKAYRNGALNPNAWRREPIPAARIAAAEMVNDPLTKFMFCSPGEGGAAVIVASPAVARRLGARAVQLRAISHRTRRFGSFEVFSPAVQGSGEPTSVSADAAGAAFEQAGIDPHEVDVAQVQDTESGAEIMHMAECGFCEHGEQEKWIAAGDTEIGGRLPVNTDGGCLANGEPIGASGLRQVHEIVTQLRGEAGARQVPGTPRVGFTHVYGAPGISACTVLAV; encoded by the coding sequence ATGAACCAGCCCGTCTCGATCATCGGCGTCGGCCTGTCGAAGTTCGGCAGGCAGCCCGGGGTGAGCGGCAGACAGATGGCGATCACCGCGATCGGCGCCGCACTGGCCGATGCCGGGGTGACCTGGCCGGACGTGCAGGTGGCCTTCGGCGGCAGCGACGGCTCCGGCCTCGCCGACACCCTGGTGGCCGACCTCGGCCTGACCGGCATCCCGTTCACCAACGTCAAGAACGGGTGTGCCACCGGCGGTTCGGCGCTGTTCTCGGCGGTGAACGCCATTCGCGCCGGGGCGGCCGACATCGCGCTGGCGGTGGGATTCGACAAGCATCCGCGCGGCGCGTTCGACCCGGCTCCGGCCGAGTGGGGCCTGCCCGAGGGCTACGGCAGCGAAGGACTGATGGTCACCACACAGTTCTTCGGCGCGAAGATCAACCGGTACATGCGCCGCCACGGCATCTCGGCGGCGACGCTGGCCGCCGTCGCCGAGAAGGCGTACCGCAACGGCGCGTTGAACCCGAATGCCTGGCGCCGCGAACCGATCCCGGCCGCGCGGATCGCCGCGGCGGAGATGGTGAACGACCCGCTGACCAAGTTCATGTTCTGCTCGCCCGGCGAGGGCGGCGCCGCGGTGATCGTGGCGTCCCCCGCGGTCGCGCGGCGACTCGGCGCCCGTGCCGTGCAGCTGCGCGCCATCAGTCATCGCACCCGCCGGTTCGGCTCGTTCGAAGTGTTCAGCCCGGCGGTACAGGGCAGCGGCGAACCGACCAGCGTCAGCGCCGACGCCGCGGGCGCGGCGTTCGAGCAGGCCGGCATCGACCCGCACGAGGTGGACGTCGCGCAAGTGCAGGACACCGAGAGCGGCGCGGAGATCATGCACATGGCCGAGTGCGGCTTCTGCGAACACGGCGAGCAGGAGAAGTGGATCGCCGCGGGCGACACCGAGATCGGCGGCAGGCTGCCGGTCAACACCGACGGCGGTTGCCTGGCCAACGGCGAGCCGATCGGCGCCTCCGGGCTGCGGCAGGTGCACGAGATCGTCACCCAGTTGCGCGGCGAGGCGGGCGCCCGGCAGGTGCCCGGCACACCCCGGGTCGGGTTCACCCATGTCTACGGCGCGCCCGGAATCAGCGCCTGCACCGTGCTGGCCGTGTGA